The sequence agaaagaaaaattttttttaaattttaaaactttttaaacacCGCCCCCCAAACCAAGGTTAGGCTCACCAATGGGGGCTGCTGGTGTATCTCAGGATGGAATGATTTTCACAGACTGTTTTAACACAATATTCTGGCCCTTCAATCCCACCCCTACACCATAACAATTCCTCCCTGCTTACAGAACAAAGTATAAATTCATTAGCTGAGGATTAAAGATGTTTTGTAAATTATGCCCCAACCCTCTTTCCAGTCATATATTTCCTAATAGAAGTCCTCTGTTTTAGCTAGACTGGTctactttctattttaaaacatgcttgaactgagatatcacctcacacctgtcagaatggctatcatcaaaaagaacacaaataacaaatgttggagaggatgtggaagaaagggaactctcatatactgttggtgggaatgtaagtttgtgcagccactgtggaaaacagtatagcggtttctcaaaaaactaaaaatatgacctagcaattccactcctgggtatatgtctgaaaaaaccaaaaacactaatttgaaaagatacgtgcaccccaatgttcacagccgcattatttacaattgccaagatatggaagcaacctaagtgtccatcaacagatgaactgataaagaaggtgtagtatatatgtgtatatacacacacacaaaaaaatatgtatgtgcatacacatacacacacaatggaatactaagccataaagaagaacaaaatcttgccatctgcaacaacaaggatggacttggagggcattatgctaagtgaaataagtcagagaaagacaaatattgtatgataacttatatgtggaatctaaaaaatacaacaaaccagtgaatataacaaaaaagaaacagatgcacagataTAGAGTGTAagacaggctacaaggatgtattctACGACATGGagactatagccaatattttataataactgtaaatgaagtgtaacctttaaaagttgcataaacttttttttaaattaaacaacaaTAACACGTGCCTTAActatctactttttctcccttaagAATACCTTTCCCACCCTCCTGGTCTATCCAAAGCCTACTAATCCCATAAGGCCTAATTCAATCCCATCTGAAAAAAATCCTTTCCCAATCACCCTAATCCATTTTGGTCCATGTCACTCATAATTTACTGCCTTGAGTTTATCACTTTCTCATGTGTCTATTTTCTCTCCAACTTGTCTGTAAACAACCCCGAAGGCAAAGTCCTCATCTCACTTTTCCATGGGTCCCCTGGTACCCAGGTTGGGGCCTCCCTCAATAAACTAGAGCACTTCACCCAACAGGTCAGGATATCCTAGGATATCTCAATACCAGTTATGGTAACCACAACACTTCCCTTGCCCCTACCTTGTGCTTAAAATCAGGAGACTTCAAGGAAATCAAGAAGTCTTTCAGGAAGAGGTTGGTGACTTTGTAGGTGACCCATAAATAAAGATTTTCTATGTTTCTACTCACCGTCTCACCTTCCTTGGTCTGGATCTTCTCTAATTTTCCTTCCTGTCTCAGCtagaaaagaaagttacagatgaaagaaaaatgagtttgTGGTAACTAATAACAAACTCTTGCTATGCTTGGCATAGGCTGGGCTTCTGAATTCCTGTTCTAGCCCCTACTTCATCTGAAAATGAAGTAGGGGCTAGAAGAAGTTGCTAGAGATAATCTTAAGGTTTTAATTCCTCCAAGTCCCTCTGCCGTCTTCCGGGCTCACCAATTTCTCCTCTTCAAACAGCTTCCTGTTTTCAGGAGACGCATATACAGCCAGTCCTTGAGGAAGTAGTCGATTACGGCCTACAGATTTTTTCACTGAGACCAGGTCACCTCGGACTCCAAGTTCTGCCAACAGAGAACAGAGACACTGGATCAGAATTATCGAGCAGTCCCTAAAAAAGGAGATGATCAAAGGAAAAAAGACCTCTTATTCTCTCACAGTGCTTATTCTTCCTAGAAGAAATATTAGTATTCGCTAGGACTACACTTAAGAGATTTCTAATTCATTTCTTTAGGACCTGATTTAGAAACTTAATATTCCCTGTACAAAGTGAAGCACTGTCCCATCACAGGATTTCAGTACCTGTGGCACATACTGTCAGGTCTCTTTCTCCCCACACACTGTTAATGATGCTGCTGCATTCATGTTCTGATTTTCTATGTAGGAGCCCTATGTCACCATCACAGTACTTTTTATGGCTTCCTCTTCTCAAATATGAACTGGTCATTCCCCCAAATTAGTAAAAGGGCAGAAAAAAGCTGATGCCAAACAGGACCAGCCTGAGACAGGAAGCACCTCTGCCTGGGCCTTACCCTCCACCGACTGCGTGAGGATGAGCTCCAGGTTGTCTTTGGGCCGGTGTTTCGTGTCCTCCGCCAGCTTGTAGACGCGGTGCCGCCGGTGCAGGCGCGGCTTCCGGCCCTCTCCCGCTAGCGGCACCTTCCACCAGCGCTCCACAATGACCGTGCCCTGGCGGCCGGGGGAGCGAGGGTGAGCGAGTCTCCACAGAGAAGCCTCCTCCTCTGGCCGCCGGCCCCTCAAGGAGAGCCCACCACCCGCAGGCCGGGGCCCCACCAGGTCTCAACACGCCCCAGTCAAGGAGCCCCAGAACGCACACCCGGCCCTCACCCGACTGTGAGACAGGCTGAAGTCGCGCTCCGAGCCGGAGGTGCCCCCTTCAAGTCGCGGCCGGAGGATCTCCCAAACCCCTCCTCGCACCAGCCGCTCAGTGCCCGCCCGCAGCAGAGACCTGCCTGTAGCCGCCGCCATGTTCTCGGGCGCGGATGGAGGCGTAGAAGGCCCCCGGCGCCGGCGGCAGGAAAGGCCCCCACCGGGTGCCCGCGGCGCGCCTGAGCCGGCGCGGCTCTGTCCGAGCTGAGCCCAGGGGAAGCCCGGGCCCGGATTGGGCTGCGACTAGGCTGCCTCGAGACCGGAGATCTGGGATGAATGCTCCACGATTCAGCATGCCTCTACTCCCTTCTCCCAATTTCTTTTCGGGGGAGGGACACCCATAGCCACTGACACATAGTGGAGTGACTGTTAGGTGCACTGACACCGGGAAAGACACCCTTTCCCTCTTGGCTTCACTTTGTCTTTAAGATGGGGGCTTCGACTGAGCTCTAATAGCTCTCTGAGGGCACTTCCAATTCTGACATTCTGTGATAGCTGGATGCTGAGGGGAGAGGGTGCTGCTCTCATTTTTCCTTACTTCAAACCTGCCTAAAAGTGGTGGAAGGATCGGATCCTCTGGAAAACTTGCAAGCCCCAGGAAGTCGTCTAATCCTTAATCGTGACACTGCAGTATTTAGGCTCATGTTTAAAGAATTCTAAATCAAAAGGGAGACGGTTCCCTCCGTGGAGGGTCTCAGTACTGGGGAGTAAACCATATAAATGGAGTGAATAGGGTCTGTTTGGCAGAAGAGATTTATGGAAAGATGCTCTATACATCCTGTTATTTGACACATAAACAGCCTTTGACCATTAGTCCCTCCTCCTAATTACACTTTCTTAGCTTCCAGGAcaccaatttgtttttatttccttcctactTCACTATTTTCCTTCACAGTCTCCTTTGCtgatttctcttttattcccCACTTCTCAGAGGGCCCCCAGGACTCAGTTTTTGGATCTTTACTCTTCTCAATGTACACACTCTTGGTGATCCCATTCAGTCTCATGGCTTAACGTACCATTTATACGCCAATGACTTCAAATTTCTGTCTTCACCCTAGTCTTCTAAACTCCAGACATGAATATCCAACTGCCTGTCATCTTCCCCTTACATGTCTAATGGACAATTCAAAGTTAACATGCTCCAAACTAAATCCATCTCTATACCCTGCCCCATAGTGCCTCACCTGCAGCCTTTCCCCTCTCAGTTGATGGTAACTCCATTCTTTCAGTTCTTGGACTCAACTTCTCTCCTACGCCAGGAAATCCTGTAGGTGCTACCTTTATACTATTTCCAGAATCCAGCCACATCCCATCACCTCCAGTGCTCCACCCTGGAATAAGACACTATCTTTCTCCTGGATTACTGCAATAGTCTCCTAACAAACATCGTTTAAAGCTCTACAGTTTATTTACAATACAACAGTCAGAATCTTTCTAAAAACACAGGTCAGATCATGTCTCTTCTACCCAAAACCTGCAATGACTTCCCCCTTTACtcagagtaaaagaaaaaggCCAGACAATGGTCTATAAGGCCCTACAATGACCTGGCCCCATtagctctcttctttttctactctcCCTATAGCTTATACTACTCCACCCACAGTGGACTCCTGGCTGTTTGTGGAAAACATTTGACACATTCTCTTTAGGGCTTTTCCACTGGCTGTTGCTTTGACACAGAATGCTTTTACCCTCAGATGCTCGCTTGGCCTAAATCCCTCACCCCCTTCAGGTCTTTGATTAAATGTCACCTTTTCAATGAGGCCTATTTAGATCACCCTATTTATTACTGCAACTGCGCCACCTCCTTCACACTCCTGATCCTTCTTTATTCTACTCTATTTTCCTCCATAGCAGCTATCATCTAACATATGAAATCATTTTCTTGTGCTTAGTGTTTAGGTTTGTTCTTTCACTGTTAGAAGTTCCATGGGGCAggggatctttgttttgtttactgtgtaTCCTAAGCtcatagtaggccctcaatagatatttgttaaatggatgaataaatgaatatgcaGAAGTCTCAAACTGGTGGCCGCAGAACCAAATTTTACACaccatgttgatttttttaatcaacaatttttattttttaagttagtagccaatatctttttaaaatttgagaaatttaTCACAAAAATCAATCTTTccagtttctgttgaaaaatcatatgatctggTACCACTGAGTCTGCATTCCTGCATGGCAGCTGTTTGGAGCTATTGTGTCACTTTTTTTTAGGGTgtgagctttttgttttgttttgtttttttccggtacgcaggcctctcactgttgtggcctctcccattgcggagcacaggctccggacgcgcaggctcacgggcccagccgctccgcggcatgtgggatcctcccggaccggggcacaaacccgtgtcccctgcatcggcaggcggactctcaaccactgcgccaccagggaagcccagggtgtgAGCTTTTCATTTGGCTTCAGTCCCACCCAGCAGCTCCACTAATTTCCATTAGTTGTCCAGGTCCCTGCAGGCATTTAGTTTGCAATTCCTACCCTATAAGGCAATGAGAAAGTTCAACAATGGGTAGCACCACTGGCTTATTAAAGGTAGggatgataaaatatttaactgATAGGAACCAGGAACCAACCAGTCAGGTCAGATGCTGGATCAGGGCCTTAGAAGCTTCCTGCAGTATCAGACCCCAACCCTTTAGTTGCTGAAGTGTGTGTTTGCACATGCACATGCCAGAGAGGAGCCCACATTGTGTGGGCACAAGTGGTCAGCCAGGGCTGTTTACCAACCACTACAGAAGCCAAAGTATTTTAACTTCTGGTGTAGCTGTGAAGTGCATACTAGTTGAACAGGAGCCTTGGGGCTACCTAAGAGGGTGACGGGGTAGGGAGCAGCAGAGAGGAGTCCTGAGGCGGTGTAAGGGCTAACGCTTTGTCCATGTCATAGTGCTCACCGTGTCACAATGGCACCAGTTGCCTAAACCTCTGCCACCCATCCCTGAACCTCACTTTGCCTCGGGGAGGCACTGAACTAAGAAACTGCCTCGTAACAGGTCGCGCCCCTTTATCTACTCCCTTTCTTATATCAAGAGGGGAAAAACACGGAACTACCTCTACCCGATCTGGTCACCATACGCCTATTACCTTTACCGTTACAAATACCGGATCACCCTCCGGGAGAAGATGCTGCCTTGTTATAAAAGGTACTTGTTTTCATCTCTACTTGTAGTTGTTTATATAcactgtaaagaaaaaagaattcgaAAGAACTTCCCAAGTGGCAAAAGATGATAATAGCAAAATAGGGTAGAAGGCCTGCATGGAGCTTCATAAACGTTTTCTATCTGGCTGGCTTGGGAAAATGGAAACAGATGGGTTGGTTCACATAAGATACAGAAGATGGTGCCAGAGCCTGACCCTGTGTACCTGGAAGTTAAGAGTCTTTCCCC comes from Delphinus delphis chromosome 1, mDelDel1.2, whole genome shotgun sequence and encodes:
- the MRPL9 gene encoding large ribosomal subunit protein bL9m, with product MAAATGRSLLRAGTERLVRGGVWEILRPRLEGGTSGSERDFSLSHSRGTVIVERWWKVPLAGEGRKPRLHRRHRVYKLAEDTKHRPKDNLELILTQSVEELGVRGDLVSVKKSVGRNRLLPQGLAVYASPENRKLFEEEKLLRQEGKLEKIQTKEGETTVKFLRRCHLQVGMKNNVKWELNPEIVARHFLRNLGVVVAPHALKLPEEPITQRGEYWCEVTVNGLDTVRVPMSVVNFERPKTKRYKYWLAQQAASSTGSQTI